A portion of the Oxynema aestuarii AP17 genome contains these proteins:
- the urtB gene encoding urea ABC transporter permease subunit UrtB encodes MLFLDSLFNGVSIGAVLLIAALGLAIVFGIMGVINLAHGELMMIGAYTTYVVQNGFKLLGDNWFEFYIIFAIPMAFLVAAAVGLMLERWVIRYLYGRPLETLLATWGVSLILQQFVRSVSWSMFVGILLFSLLFFGGIWVLKKRLDFDRLRRPAIAVLLPLSVGIAIAASVLSGNLFKLAFTKPWFGAQGVDVTAPGWLRQGLELGSLYLPYVRLFIIGLTVVCVAGIYLFLQRSPWGLRIRAVTQNRTMSACLGIPTQKVDALTFAIGSGLAGIAGCAISFLGSVGPNTGQNYIVDAFMVVVVGGVGQLFGTIVAAIAIGTVSYLLGSGTIAALVSDVNFLSDFFSFFANTSMARVMVFALIIAFLQVRPAGLFPQKGRTVDA; translated from the coding sequence GTGTTATTTCTAGATAGTTTATTTAATGGGGTCAGTATTGGAGCGGTTTTATTAATTGCTGCCCTGGGTTTGGCGATCGTTTTCGGGATTATGGGCGTGATCAATTTAGCTCACGGCGAGTTAATGATGATCGGAGCTTATACGACCTACGTGGTACAAAATGGCTTCAAACTATTGGGCGATAATTGGTTTGAATTTTATATTATTTTTGCGATTCCTATGGCGTTTTTAGTAGCGGCAGCCGTGGGCTTGATGCTAGAGCGTTGGGTAATTCGCTATTTGTATGGCAGACCCTTAGAAACTTTGCTGGCAACGTGGGGGGTCAGTTTAATTTTGCAGCAGTTTGTTCGCAGCGTCAGTTGGTCGATGTTTGTGGGAATACTGCTGTTTAGTTTGCTGTTTTTTGGCGGCATTTGGGTGCTGAAAAAACGGCTGGATTTCGATCGCCTCCGCCGTCCGGCGATCGCGGTGTTACTGCCGCTTTCGGTGGGAATTGCGATCGCCGCCAGTGTTTTATCGGGCAATCTGTTTAAACTCGCCTTTACTAAACCTTGGTTTGGCGCTCAAGGGGTCGATGTCACGGCACCGGGTTGGTTGCGTCAAGGGTTGGAATTAGGTTCGTTGTATTTACCTTACGTCCGTTTATTTATTATTGGATTAACGGTTGTTTGTGTTGCCGGAATTTATTTATTTTTACAGCGATCGCCCTGGGGTTTAAGAATTCGTGCGGTGACCCAAAATCGCACCATGAGCGCCTGTTTGGGCATTCCTACCCAGAAAGTCGATGCGTTGACTTTTGCCATTGGTTCCGGGTTGGCGGGAATTGCCGGATGTGCCATTAGTTTTCTCGGTTCCGTCGGTCCGAATACGGGACAAAATTACATTGTCGATGCGTTTATGGTTGTCGTCGTCGGTGGTGTCGGTCAACTGTTCGGGACGATTGTCGCCGCGATCGCGATCGGAACGGTGAGCTATTTACTCGGTTCGGGAACGATCGCCGCCTTAGTTTCCGATGTTAATTTCTTATCGGATTTCTTTTCATTTTTTGCCAATACCAGTATGGCTAGGGTGATGGTTTTTGCCTTGATTATTGCCTTTTTACAGGTTCGTCCTGCCGGACTGTTCCCTCAAAAAGGACGGACTGTAGACGCCTAA
- the urtA gene encoding urea ABC transporter substrate-binding protein, with the protein MSNGFGRRKFLLYGSASLGASLFLKACSNPQDEGTGTTGDSPGETGSPIAQSDGDVIKVGILHSLSGTMAISEKSVVDAEQLAIEEINNAGGVLGKKIQAVVEDGASDWPTFAEKARKLIDQDRVVTVFGCWTSASRKAVLPVFEEKKHMLWYPVQYEGQECSQNIFYTGAAPNQQIEPAVDWLLENKGNQFFLIGSDYVFPRTANTIIKAQVEAKGGQILGEDYIPLGGTEVTPIITKIKAALPDGGVIFNTLNGDSNVAFFKQMQGAGLTPDLYPTMSVSIAEEEVKAIGPEYLQGQYAAWNYFQTVDTPENKKFVEAFKGKYGADRVTNDPMEAAYIMVHLWKQAVEAAGTADDLEAVRKAAIGQTFQAPEGLVTLENNHHISKTVRIGEVRDDGMFEIVYATDSPVVPVPWNQYVADTKGYACDWSDPSKGGKYKMEGA; encoded by the coding sequence ATGAGCAATGGATTTGGACGGCGCAAGTTTTTATTATACGGGTCGGCATCGTTAGGGGCGAGCTTGTTCCTCAAAGCTTGTAGTAACCCTCAAGATGAAGGAACCGGAACCACGGGCGATTCTCCAGGAGAAACCGGATCGCCTATAGCTCAAAGTGATGGAGATGTCATTAAAGTCGGCATTTTACACTCATTGAGTGGCACGATGGCAATCAGTGAAAAAAGTGTTGTCGATGCCGAACAATTGGCGATCGAAGAAATCAATAATGCCGGGGGCGTACTCGGCAAAAAAATTCAAGCTGTTGTCGAAGATGGCGCGTCCGACTGGCCGACTTTTGCGGAAAAAGCGAGAAAATTAATCGACCAAGATCGAGTCGTTACCGTCTTCGGTTGTTGGACTTCCGCATCCCGTAAAGCCGTACTGCCCGTGTTTGAAGAGAAAAAACACATGCTGTGGTATCCGGTTCAATATGAAGGACAGGAATGTTCTCAAAATATTTTCTACACCGGAGCGGCTCCCAACCAACAGATCGAACCTGCAGTCGATTGGCTTTTAGAAAATAAAGGCAATCAGTTTTTCTTAATTGGTTCGGACTACGTTTTTCCCCGTACTGCTAACACGATTATTAAAGCCCAAGTCGAAGCAAAAGGCGGTCAGATCTTAGGCGAAGATTACATCCCCCTCGGCGGGACGGAAGTGACGCCCATTATCACGAAAATTAAAGCGGCTTTACCGGATGGCGGGGTGATTTTTAATACCCTCAACGGCGATAGCAACGTTGCCTTTTTCAAACAAATGCAAGGGGCGGGATTGACCCCCGATCTCTATCCTACGATGTCCGTGAGTATTGCGGAGGAAGAAGTTAAGGCGATCGGTCCGGAATATCTCCAAGGACAATATGCCGCCTGGAATTATTTCCAAACTGTAGATACCCCAGAAAATAAAAAGTTCGTCGAAGCGTTTAAAGGGAAATACGGTGCAGATCGCGTCACTAACGACCCGATGGAAGCGGCTTATATCATGGTGCATTTGTGGAAACAAGCCGTGGAAGCTGCGGGAACGGCAGATGATTTAGAAGCGGTCAGAAAAGCAGCAATAGGTCAGACATTCCAGGCTCCTGAAGGCTTGGTCACGTTAGAAAATAACCACCATATTTCCAAAACCGTTCGCATCGGTGAAGTGCGCGACGACGGGATGTTTGAAATTGTTTATGCAACGGATTCCCCGGTCGTTCCCGTTCCCTGGAATCAATACGTTGCCGATACCAAAGGTTACGCCTGCGACTGGTCCGATCCGAGTAAAGGTGGGAAATACAAAATGGAAGGCGCATAA
- the ureG gene encoding urease accessory protein UreG, whose amino-acid sequence MNAFRVGIAGPVGSGKTALVDLLCKRLRDRYRLAVVTNDIYTQEDAQFLVRSQALASDRILGVETGGCPHTAIREDASINLAAIDELEARFKDLELVFVESGGDNLAATFSPELVDLTVYVIDVAAGDKIPRKGGPGITKSDLLVINKIDLAPLVGADLGVMERDAKKMRGEKPFVFSNLKTGKGLDAIIEFIGDRIC is encoded by the coding sequence ATGAATGCTTTTCGAGTCGGAATCGCCGGACCCGTCGGTTCGGGAAAAACAGCTTTAGTTGATTTATTATGTAAGAGATTGCGCGATCGCTATCGATTAGCCGTCGTTACCAATGATATTTATACTCAAGAAGACGCCCAATTTTTGGTACGATCGCAGGCGTTAGCCAGCGATCGCATTCTTGGCGTCGAAACGGGTGGTTGTCCTCATACGGCGATTCGAGAAGATGCCTCGATTAATTTAGCGGCGATCGATGAATTAGAAGCTCGATTTAAGGATTTAGAATTAGTTTTTGTCGAGAGTGGCGGCGATAATTTAGCAGCCACTTTTAGTCCGGAATTAGTCGATCTCACCGTTTACGTTATCGATGTCGCGGCGGGAGACAAAATCCCCAGAAAAGGAGGACCGGGAATTACCAAATCGGATTTATTGGTTATTAATAAAATCGATCTGGCCCCTTTGGTTGGTGCAGATTTAGGGGTGATGGAACGGGATGCGAAGAAAATGCGAGGAGAGAAACCGTTCGTTTTTAGTAACTTAAAGACAGGGAAAGGCTTAGATGCAATTATTGAGTTTATTGGCGATCGCATTTGCTAG
- a CDS encoding urease accessory protein UreF, protein MSNVVDRGKKYYKIIPIDNNETELMLDRPALLSLLQLASPALPVGSYSYSEGLETLVDRAIVNDSKSLQTWIENELEFGSIRIDAAIVARSHRCTIAENFSQLEAWNAWLSASRETEELRIQSEQMGSSLLQLFLTLRPEYTQKFDNLQKRSQNTSCHFAIAFGLAAACLQVPETEAILGYLHSWITNIIAAGIKLIPLGQTAGQELLFNLQNPLIEASEIILDLADDDLNSCSWGLALASMQHECQYSRLFRS, encoded by the coding sequence ATGAGCAATGTAGTCGATCGCGGGAAGAAATACTATAAAATTATTCCTATTGATAATAACGAGACCGAATTAATGCTCGATCGCCCCGCATTGTTGAGTTTATTGCAATTAGCTAGTCCCGCCTTACCTGTCGGGAGTTATAGTTATTCAGAAGGCTTAGAAACCTTAGTCGATCGCGCGATCGTTAATGATTCCAAAAGCTTACAAACTTGGATTGAAAACGAGCTAGAATTCGGGAGTATTCGCATCGATGCCGCGATCGTCGCGCGATCGCATCGCTGTACGATCGCCGAGAATTTCAGTCAATTAGAAGCTTGGAATGCTTGGCTATCTGCTAGCCGGGAAACGGAAGAATTACGAATTCAAAGCGAACAGATGGGCAGTAGTTTACTCCAATTGTTTTTGACTTTGCGTCCAGAATATACTCAAAAATTTGATAATTTGCAAAAAAGATCGCAAAATACTTCCTGTCACTTCGCGATCGCCTTCGGTTTGGCTGCCGCTTGTTTACAGGTTCCCGAAACTGAAGCAATTTTAGGTTACTTACATAGTTGGATAACTAATATTATCGCTGCGGGAATTAAACTGATTCCTCTCGGACAAACTGCCGGACAGGAATTACTTTTTAATTTACAAAATCCCTTAATTGAAGCGAGTGAAATTATTCTCGATCTCGCCGACGATGACTTAAATAGTTGTAGTTGGGGGTTAGCCTTAGCCAGTATGCAACATGAGTGTCAGTACAGCCGTTTATTTCGCAGTTGA
- the ureE gene encoding urease accessory protein UreE, giving the protein MILTQVLSNPSEVKVDLTLPLTAEERIRVRRKITTESGEEIILNLPRGTVLRDRDLLATDDGQTVVQIAAKPEPSLSVTARDSLTLLRAAYHLGNRHVSLEIGENYLRLNPDPILKSMLEQLGLTAIEEMAPFQPEPGAYVHHH; this is encoded by the coding sequence ATGATTTTGACTCAAGTTTTATCGAATCCTAGTGAAGTTAAAGTTGATTTAACTTTACCCTTAACTGCTGAAGAACGCATTCGAGTCCGCCGCAAAATAACAACGGAAAGCGGAGAAGAAATTATTTTAAACTTACCTCGTGGAACTGTTCTGCGCGATCGCGACCTCCTCGCCACCGATGACGGTCAAACAGTGGTACAAATTGCCGCTAAACCCGAACCCTCACTCTCCGTAACCGCCAGGGATTCTTTAACCCTCTTGCGCGCCGCCTATCACTTAGGAAACCGTCACGTTTCCTTAGAAATTGGCGAAAACTACTTACGATTAAATCCGGATCCGATTTTAAAATCCATGCTCGAACAACTAGGCTTAACGGCGATCGAAGAAATGGCTCCCTTTCAACCCGAACCTGGAGCCTACGTTCATCATCACTAA
- a CDS encoding bifunctional sterol desaturase/short chain dehydrogenase, which translates to MLTFWLTAAAWTFGSILYAELVRDLYHVSAHVWQPLSRLHNWHHRVFRPTLTPVNETIYREAHWYNDVPEASVMLVFTLLLWAIAFVATPSVHGFAAFGSLYTLGFLGAAIARGAGIPGADTLTDLTHRPGPFEAPPSRWSVNRTYHWRHHFDNQNAYFCGTFTVVDKLMGTALSLKGKTIAVTGASGTLGRSLLTQLQQSGAKVIALTSGDRPVVIDRDGQPQEINTQTWKVGEESNLQALFETVDILILNHGINVHGDRSADAISRSYEINTFSTWRLMELFLTTVRSNRDIACKEIWVNTSEAEVNPAFSPLYELSKRTLGDLVTLRRLDAPCVVRKLILGPFKSNLNPIGVMSADWVAEQIVKQARSDARNIIVTVNPLTFIAFPIKEFLVGLYFKLFSRRADDLANLNESKPEIS; encoded by the coding sequence ATGCTAACTTTCTGGTTAACGGCGGCAGCGTGGACGTTCGGCTCGATCTTGTACGCCGAATTAGTTCGGGATTTGTACCACGTCTCGGCCCATGTGTGGCAACCCCTCTCGCGGCTGCACAATTGGCACCATCGCGTTTTCCGTCCGACCCTCACTCCCGTCAACGAAACCATTTATCGCGAGGCCCATTGGTATAACGACGTTCCCGAAGCCTCGGTCATGTTAGTTTTTACCTTATTATTGTGGGCGATCGCCTTCGTCGCGACCCCCTCCGTTCACGGTTTCGCCGCCTTCGGCAGCCTCTACACCTTGGGGTTTCTCGGTGCCGCGATCGCCCGAGGTGCAGGGATTCCCGGCGCCGACACCTTAACCGACCTCACCCACCGTCCCGGCCCGTTTGAGGCTCCGCCTTCCCGGTGGTCGGTGAATCGAACTTATCACTGGCGGCACCATTTCGACAATCAAAATGCTTATTTTTGCGGCACTTTTACCGTGGTAGACAAACTCATGGGAACGGCCCTTTCTCTTAAAGGTAAAACGATCGCCGTCACCGGAGCTTCCGGGACGTTAGGGCGATCGCTATTAACACAATTACAACAATCCGGCGCTAAAGTTATCGCCCTGACATCGGGCGATCGTCCCGTCGTTATCGACCGCGACGGCCAACCCCAAGAAATTAATACCCAAACTTGGAAAGTTGGAGAAGAATCGAACTTACAAGCCTTATTTGAAACCGTCGATATTCTCATCCTCAATCACGGCATTAACGTTCACGGCGATCGCAGTGCAGATGCCATTTCGCGCTCTTACGAAATCAATACCTTTTCCACCTGGCGCTTGATGGAATTATTCTTAACCACCGTCCGCAGCAATCGCGATATTGCCTGTAAAGAAATCTGGGTCAATACCTCAGAAGCCGAAGTCAATCCCGCCTTTAGTCCCCTCTACGAATTGAGTAAACGCACCCTCGGCGATTTAGTCACCTTGCGCCGTTTAGATGCTCCTTGCGTCGTGCGTAAATTAATCCTCGGTCCGTTTAAAAGTAACCTCAATCCTATCGGGGTGATGTCGGCGGATTGGGTTGCCGAACAAATTGTCAAACAAGCGCGATCGGACGCCCGCAATATCATCGTTACCGTCAATCCCCTCACCTTTATCGCCTTTCCGATTAAAGAATTTTTAGTCGGCTTGTACTTTAAACTCTTCAGCCGTCGTGCCGACGATTTGGCTAATTTAAACGAGAGCAAACCCGAAATTTCCTGA
- a CDS encoding sugar transferase: MASETPSAVFPIAVTEETAQIEIGPRLSILEAVGFKDTCHNLCQTHPELAKLILDFSDTTFIDSSGIGALVSTIKLTDACNIALVVRDVQASVFAAIALQGLDTRLTLETHSNAVATEEKTASLPPTHPSVRSPFKRLLDILGAIVGLGISALVFVPIAIAIKLDSPGPVLFSQTRCGWMGRPFRIWKFRSMCDNAEALKAQVENQIEGPLFKNHNDPRITRVGRFLRRTSLDELPQFWNVLRGEMSLVGTRPVLPDELERYEIPAWQRLDVKPGMTGEWQVNGRSTIARFEDVIRLDLKYQENWSLIYDIQLIFKTFAVLFHKNSGAV, translated from the coding sequence ATGGCTAGTGAAACCCCTTCCGCAGTTTTCCCGATCGCCGTTACCGAGGAAACGGCGCAAATCGAGATCGGCCCGCGTTTGAGTATTTTAGAAGCAGTCGGGTTTAAAGACACCTGCCACAACTTGTGTCAAACCCATCCCGAACTCGCCAAGCTGATTTTAGACTTTAGCGACACCACCTTTATCGACAGTAGCGGCATCGGCGCCTTGGTCAGTACGATCAAACTGACCGACGCCTGCAACATTGCCTTAGTGGTGCGCGACGTCCAAGCTTCGGTCTTCGCCGCGATCGCCTTGCAGGGATTGGATACTCGTTTGACCCTAGAGACCCACTCTAACGCCGTCGCAACCGAGGAAAAGACCGCGAGCTTACCGCCGACTCATCCATCGGTGCGATCGCCGTTCAAGCGCCTCCTAGATATCCTCGGGGCGATCGTCGGTTTGGGTATTTCCGCCCTAGTGTTCGTCCCGATCGCGATCGCCATCAAACTCGACAGTCCCGGCCCGGTCTTGTTCTCCCAAACCCGTTGCGGCTGGATGGGTCGGCCCTTCCGGATCTGGAAATTTCGCTCCATGTGCGACAATGCCGAAGCCCTCAAAGCTCAAGTCGAAAATCAGATCGAAGGCCCCTTATTTAAAAACCACAACGACCCGCGCATTACCCGGGTCGGTCGTTTCCTGCGGCGCACCAGCCTCGACGAACTGCCGCAATTTTGGAACGTCCTGCGCGGCGAAATGAGCCTGGTGGGGACCCGTCCCGTATTGCCCGACGAATTAGAACGCTACGAAATTCCCGCATGGCAGCGCTTGGACGTCAAACCGGGAATGACCGGAGAATGGCAAGTCAACGGTCGCTCGACAATTGCTCGGTTTGAAGATGTTATTCGTTTGGATTTAAAATACCAAGAAAATTGGAGTTTAATATATGATATCCAGTTAATTTTTAAAACCTTCGCCGTTTTGTTTCATAAAAACAGTGGTGCAGTTTAA
- a CDS encoding ATP-binding protein: MVLPKITSWWKDISSQLSKEQPQVAQPLKQSHLQVKTDLHDLAEVLQWLETEVFSLLPRDRWWECQTALAEGFTNAVRHAHRNLPPTTPIEIDLAIFPHYLEMQVWDIGPPFDLKAKLKAVCEETFDPLDKEDGRGLLFMHQLTDELFYIRSDDRKNCLVMRKKLLNE, from the coding sequence ATGGTGCTACCAAAAATCACGAGCTGGTGGAAGGATATTTCTTCCCAGCTTTCTAAAGAACAACCCCAAGTCGCGCAACCCTTGAAGCAATCCCACTTACAGGTCAAAACCGACCTGCACGATTTAGCTGAAGTCTTGCAATGGTTGGAGACAGAAGTTTTTTCCTTGTTGCCGCGCGATCGCTGGTGGGAATGTCAGACGGCCCTCGCCGAAGGATTTACCAATGCCGTTCGCCACGCGCATCGGAATTTGCCGCCAACCACTCCCATCGAGATCGATCTGGCCATTTTTCCCCATTACTTGGAAATGCAAGTATGGGATATCGGTCCGCCGTTTGATTTAAAAGCCAAATTAAAAGCCGTTTGTGAAGAAACTTTCGATCCACTCGATAAAGAGGACGGACGGGGACTTTTATTTATGCATCAATTAACAGACGAACTGTTTTATATTCGCAGTGACGATCGCAAAAACTGCCTGGTGATGAGAAAAAAATTACTTAATGAGTAA
- a CDS encoding SpoIIE family protein phosphatase: MSKLLPDSYVFLAWLKTGARFVRGFNMRLENREVPYPEDEAERLAQLRQYGAVEIKGNEAFDTLTRLAANSCQTPIAAIVLVDEDRCWIESKVGWEAVQTDRQNAFCAYTILAKELFVVPDALADPRFAETPLVRGSDGIRFYAGVPLIAEGGQALGSLCVMDRQPRQLDPTQQDLLRSLAGQVMAMLELHRTVSERERNSELQNFLDHTHDLVQTVGASDRRLLWVNRAWQQTLGYSATEARQLSWTDLLDPVSLDAVEAAIAELGPGETSAPVEVTLSGRSGQCVLAEGVLKRDRDPNSETEQIWAIWRDVTAEKQARSDYQQLFENAAIGLFQLDRDGEFVRVNQALAELYGYDSPQGFLKQIGHIEQIYYDAGQWQRDRELLDSQGHVSRELEVWKSNDSTLWIAQDLRPLFDLRGERVGYEGFVQDLTTRKQAEATLQMAKDQLQAVLDAVPGTVSLISSNFHYLGVNRHLAESYNLQPDHFVGRQVGFRQSVFGQFVREFFSNPKTEASIEIDSDVNGNFRSDLVIAKKWLDDEAAVFVGIDITERKRAEAALQAELAEAAEYVRSLLPLPTEMSLHIDWRFIPSQQLGGDCFDYYWLDDDHLVLYLLDVSGHGSRAALLSVSVLNLLRSHFLPNTNFYQPREVLAALNQAIQMERQRNMYFTIWYGVYNRQKRELVYSSAGHPPAILISGDGSNPSDVQPLRTPSCLPIGMFPNAEYSNASCKVDRGSSLYIFSDGIYEIHCADESMWSLEAFIDLLATSRKQNAASVEGVLNAVRQLSAKETFDDDVSLLRVNF, translated from the coding sequence ATGAGTAAACTGCTTCCCGATTCCTACGTCTTTTTGGCTTGGCTGAAAACAGGTGCCCGCTTCGTGCGGGGGTTTAATATGCGTCTGGAGAACCGCGAGGTTCCCTATCCGGAGGACGAAGCCGAGCGACTCGCACAACTGCGACAATATGGCGCCGTGGAAATTAAAGGGAACGAAGCGTTTGATACTTTAACTCGTTTGGCTGCCAATAGCTGTCAGACGCCGATCGCGGCGATCGTCCTGGTCGATGAAGACCGATGCTGGATCGAGTCTAAAGTGGGCTGGGAGGCGGTACAAACCGATCGCCAAAACGCCTTTTGCGCTTATACGATCCTCGCCAAGGAACTGTTTGTCGTTCCCGACGCCCTCGCCGATCCTCGTTTTGCCGAAACGCCCCTCGTTCGCGGAAGCGACGGGATTCGCTTTTATGCGGGGGTACCGTTGATCGCCGAGGGGGGGCAGGCGTTGGGCAGCCTGTGCGTGATGGACCGCCAACCGAGACAACTCGACCCTACCCAGCAAGATCTATTACGGAGTCTGGCAGGTCAAGTGATGGCCATGCTGGAGTTGCACCGAACTGTGAGCGAACGCGAGCGAAATTCCGAATTACAAAACTTTTTAGACCACACCCACGACTTGGTGCAGACGGTGGGCGCCAGCGATCGCCGCCTGTTGTGGGTCAATCGCGCTTGGCAGCAAACGTTGGGCTACAGCGCCACCGAAGCCCGTCAGTTGAGTTGGACCGATCTGTTAGACCCGGTTTCCCTCGACGCCGTGGAAGCGGCGATCGCCGAGTTGGGACCGGGGGAAACCAGCGCCCCGGTGGAAGTGACCTTATCCGGGCGATCGGGTCAGTGCGTGCTGGCGGAAGGGGTCTTGAAGCGCGATCGCGACCCCAACAGTGAAACCGAGCAAATTTGGGCGATTTGGCGCGACGTGACCGCCGAGAAGCAAGCCCGCAGCGATTACCAGCAACTGTTTGAAAATGCGGCGATCGGCCTGTTTCAACTCGATCGCGACGGAGAGTTCGTGCGCGTCAACCAAGCCCTCGCCGAACTGTACGGTTACGACTCTCCCCAAGGATTTCTCAAACAGATCGGCCATATCGAACAAATTTACTACGACGCCGGACAGTGGCAGCGCGATCGCGAACTCCTCGACAGCCAAGGGCACGTTTCCCGCGAACTGGAAGTCTGGAAATCCAACGATTCGACCCTGTGGATCGCTCAAGACCTGCGTCCCCTGTTCGACCTGCGCGGCGAACGAGTCGGTTATGAAGGCTTCGTCCAGGATTTGACCACGCGCAAACAAGCCGAAGCGACCTTGCAAATGGCGAAAGACCAGTTGCAGGCAGTTCTCGATGCAGTTCCCGGAACCGTTTCTCTGATTAGTTCCAACTTTCACTATTTGGGCGTCAACCGCCACCTCGCCGAAAGTTACAACCTGCAACCGGATCATTTTGTCGGGCGTCAAGTCGGGTTTCGTCAGAGCGTGTTCGGACAGTTCGTGCGCGAGTTTTTCTCCAACCCCAAAACCGAAGCCTCGATCGAAATCGACTCGGACGTTAACGGCAACTTTCGCAGCGATTTAGTGATCGCTAAAAAATGGCTCGACGACGAAGCGGCGGTGTTCGTCGGGATTGACATTACCGAACGCAAGCGCGCCGAAGCCGCCTTGCAAGCCGAATTAGCCGAGGCGGCAGAATACGTGCGATCGCTGCTGCCTTTGCCGACGGAAATGAGTCTGCACATCGACTGGCGTTTTATTCCCTCCCAACAATTAGGAGGGGATTGTTTCGATTATTACTGGCTCGACGACGACCACCTCGTATTGTACTTGCTCGACGTTTCCGGTCACGGATCCCGGGCGGCCCTGCTGTCGGTGTCGGTGCTCAACTTGTTGCGATCGCATTTCTTGCCGAATACGAACTTCTACCAGCCTCGGGAAGTGTTGGCGGCCCTCAATCAAGCCATTCAGATGGAGCGCCAACGCAATATGTATTTTACGATTTGGTACGGCGTTTACAACCGCCAAAAACGCGAATTAGTCTATTCGAGTGCGGGCCATCCCCCGGCGATCCTGATTTCCGGCGACGGCAGCAACCCGAGTGACGTCCAACCGTTACGGACTCCCAGTTGTCTGCCGATCGGGATGTTTCCCAATGCCGAATATAGTAATGCTTCCTGTAAAGTCGATCGCGGCAGCAGCCTGTATATTTTCAGCGATGGCATTTACGAAATTCATTGCGCCGACGAGAGTATGTGGTCTTTAGAAGCCTTTATCGACCTGCTGGCGACATCGAGAAAGCAGAATGCGGCCAGTGTGGAAGGGGTGTTAAATGCGGTGCGTCAACTCAGTGCCAAAGAGACATTCGACGACGATGTTTCTCTATTGCGAGTTAACTTTTAA
- a CDS encoding STAS domain-containing protein, which produces MSPVVKIVRPFGLLDRTKVSKFDEEIESCISEEPDIVLIDFQDVSFMDSSGLGAIVSAIRTVQAAGATLFVCSINNQVKMLLELAGLDKVMKIFANREEFNREILNEDA; this is translated from the coding sequence ATGAGTCCAGTTGTTAAAATTGTTCGACCTTTCGGTCTTTTAGATCGAACGAAAGTCAGTAAGTTTGACGAAGAAATCGAAAGTTGTATTTCCGAAGAGCCTGACATCGTGTTGATCGACTTTCAAGATGTCAGTTTTATGGATAGTTCTGGATTGGGTGCGATTGTTTCGGCGATTAGAACCGTACAGGCGGCGGGAGCGACTTTATTTGTTTGCTCGATCAACAATCAAGTGAAAATGTTATTAGAATTGGCCGGATTGGATAAGGTCATGAAAATTTTTGCAAATCGCGAGGAATTCAATCGTGAAATCCTGAATGAAGACGCTTAA
- a CDS encoding response regulator transcription factor encodes MTVHILAIEDEAKLAAFIELELKYEGYHVTVASDGLSGLKAAREHHPDLVILDWMLPGMSGLEVCRRLRATGDRVPVILLTAKDDISDRVAGLDAGADDYVVKPFSIEELLARVRAQVRRHNEPDPDRLQFSDLSLNRRTREVFRGDRAIELTAKEFDLLEYLIAHPRQVLSRDRILENVWGYDFMGDSNIIEVYVRYLRLKLEAQGEKRLIQTVRGVGYVLRE; translated from the coding sequence ATGACCGTTCACATTCTCGCGATCGAAGATGAAGCCAAACTCGCGGCGTTCATCGAACTCGAACTGAAATATGAAGGGTACCACGTGACCGTTGCCAGCGATGGCTTGAGCGGATTGAAAGCTGCCCGGGAACATCATCCCGATTTGGTGATTCTCGATTGGATGTTGCCGGGGATGTCGGGATTGGAAGTCTGCCGACGGTTGCGCGCGACGGGCGATCGCGTCCCCGTTATTCTACTAACGGCTAAAGATGATATCAGCGATCGCGTCGCCGGATTGGATGCCGGGGCGGACGATTACGTAGTCAAACCGTTCAGTATCGAAGAACTGCTCGCCCGGGTGCGCGCTCAAGTGCGCCGCCACAACGAACCGGACCCGGATCGGCTCCAATTTAGCGACCTGAGTTTAAATCGGCGCACTCGGGAAGTCTTTCGCGGCGATCGCGCGATCGAACTGACCGCCAAAGAATTCGATTTACTCGAATACCTGATCGCCCACCCCCGTCAAGTCCTCAGCCGCGATCGCATTCTCGAAAATGTCTGGGGCTACGACTTTATGGGCGACTCTAACATTATTGAAGTGTACGTGCGCTACTTGCGGCTCAAACTCGAAGCCCAAGGCGAAAAACGGCTCATTCAAACCGTCCGGGGGGTGGGATACGTCTTGCGCGAATAA